One genomic window of Capsicum annuum cultivar UCD-10X-F1 unplaced genomic scaffold, UCD10Xv1.1 ctg69711, whole genome shotgun sequence includes the following:
- the LOC124894103 gene encoding uncharacterized protein LOC124894103: MASNNFPIPSPPILSGENDPIWAVKMRTYLRAYDLWEVVEVGGEENHFPNNPTMAQIKNHRGEVSKNFRALSCIQSTLLEVIFTRVMTSEIAKEAWDKLKEEFHKSDKIRKIKVINLRREIEILIMKDLETIEEFSNKLMKVVNKIRLMGEELIDLRIMKKVLVSLSKRFEEKISSLKDSKDLTKL; the protein is encoded by the coding sequence ATGGCTTCCAATAATTTCCCAATTCCTTCACCCCCAATTTTGTCTGGTGAGAATGATCCTATTTGGGCTGTCAAGATGAGAACATACTTGCGAGCATATGATCTGTGGGAAGTGGTAGAGGTTGGAGGAGAGGAAAATCATTTTCCAAATAATCCAACTATGGCGCAAATTAAGAATCACAGAGGAGAGGTTTCAAAAAACTTTAGAGCTCTCTCTTGCATACAATCAACACTTTTGGAAGTAATTTTCACAAGAGTTATGACGAGTGAGATTGCAAAGGAGGCTTGGGATAAGTTGAAAGAAGAATTTCATAAAagtgacaagatcaggaaaataaaagtgataaatctAAGAAGAGAGATTGAAATTCTCATAATGAAGGATTTAGAAACTATTGAAGAATTCTCCAACAAGTTGATGAAGGTTGTAAACAAAATCAGACTTATGGGAGAAGAGCTTATAGATTTAAGAATCATGAAAAAGGTTCTTGTGAGTTTGTCGAaaagatttgaagaaaaaatcTCCTCACTCAAAGATTCAAAGGATCTCACAAAACTGTAA